From a single Desulfonatronum thioautotrophicum genomic region:
- a CDS encoding C-terminal helicase domain-containing protein — protein sequence MKAIQGKLFTYKASLEGKVPTAPAEEELKLKKGARVVVIANIYQDEDGLVAANGDIGDVLELDDKSIKVKIDRTGKTVKIPRHTWESIAYTWANGTLEKEVVGKFEQYPLLLGWAITIHKIQGMTIPKVCLDLRGGSCFAHGQLYVALSRATGLDGLWLTKAISRRNLIVDQRVTIFPSNIS from the coding sequence TTGAAAGCCATCCAGGGCAAATTATTCACCTACAAGGCCAGTCTGGAAGGGAAGGTGCCGACCGCACCGGCAGAGGAAGAGTTGAAGCTGAAGAAAGGTGCCCGCGTCGTGGTCATCGCGAACATCTACCAGGATGAGGACGGGCTGGTGGCCGCCAATGGCGATATCGGGGATGTGCTGGAACTCGATGACAAGTCCATCAAGGTGAAGATCGATCGTACCGGCAAGACCGTAAAGATCCCTCGCCACACCTGGGAGTCCATTGCCTACACCTGGGCCAACGGGACGTTGGAAAAGGAAGTGGTGGGCAAGTTTGAGCAGTACCCGCTACTCCTGGGCTGGGCCATTACGATTCACAAGATCCAGGGCATGACCATTCCCAAGGTTTGCCTGGATCTGCGGGGTGGAAGCTGTTTCGCGCATGGTCAGTTGTACGTCGCACTTTCCAGGGCCACGGGTCTTGACGGGCTTTGGTTGACCAAGGCAATCTCTCGAAGAAATTTAATTGTGGACCAGAGGGTTACGATATTTCCAAGTAATATTTCGTAA
- a CDS encoding PAS domain-containing protein yields the protein MSQKQASDIPSVQRGFPDVYDILMNTPIGFFKSTPEERFLFTNTALAKMYGFATPKEMIASITDIVAQVYVDPADREEFRRLLEERGEVVNHECRMRRRDGTEVGPVLWTV from the coding sequence ATGTCCCAAAAACAAGCCTCTGATATTCCCTCCGTTCAAAGGGGATTCCCTGACGTCTACGATATCCTGATGAACACGCCCATCGGCTTTTTCAAGTCAACACCCGAGGAACGTTTTTTGTTTACAAATACAGCTCTGGCCAAAATGTATGGTTTTGCTACGCCCAAAGAAATGATCGCATCCATCACGGACATTGTTGCCCAAGTTTATGTTGATCCGGCGGACAGGGAGGAGTTCAGACGTCTTTTGGAAGAGCGCGGTGAGGTGGTCAATCATGAATGTCGGATGAGACGACGTGACGGGACTGAAGTGGGGCCGGTCCTTTGGACAGTTTAG
- a CDS encoding ATP-binding protein, producing the protein MDSTLTGCPVFGDHFTISGLFEVAARQKGIALECSMEPDVPAHVLGDTARIKQILFKLVGNALKFTEKGTVQVHLSALSAAKGGDARIMFSISDTGIGIPDHKFKELFQPFTQVDGSYIRSHQGAGLGLVIVRRLVALMDGNITVKSEVGQGTTVHMVLPFKLPARDVSETTHAAPAPGETSKRLNILLAEDDPLNQLFMRSILKKLGHAVTLANNGQEALDFLKQSDFDCILMDIQMPVMTGDEATKAIRESSSLGYKRTIPIIAVTAHTQPGDRERFLAVGMDDYLGKPVGVDNLEKVLERNVRL; encoded by the coding sequence GTGGACTCCACCTTAACAGGCTGTCCAGTTTTTGGGGACCACTTCACCATCTCCGGTCTGTTCGAGGTAGCCGCCCGGCAAAAGGGCATTGCCCTGGAATGCTCCATGGAGCCTGACGTGCCAGCACACGTCCTCGGCGATACGGCGCGGATCAAGCAGATACTGTTCAAACTGGTGGGCAACGCCCTGAAATTCACGGAAAAGGGGACCGTCCAGGTCCATCTGAGCGCTCTTTCCGCGGCCAAAGGCGGGGACGCACGGATCATGTTTTCCATTTCCGATACCGGCATCGGCATCCCTGACCACAAGTTCAAGGAACTGTTCCAGCCATTCACCCAGGTGGACGGCTCTTACATCCGTTCGCACCAGGGCGCGGGGTTGGGGCTGGTCATTGTCCGCAGGCTTGTTGCGTTGATGGATGGGAACATTACTGTGAAAAGCGAAGTCGGCCAGGGAACCACGGTGCATATGGTTCTGCCGTTCAAGCTGCCGGCACGTGACGTTTCTGAAACAACACACGCAGCTCCTGCACCGGGAGAGACTAGCAAGCGCCTGAACATCCTCCTGGCTGAAGACGATCCGCTGAACCAGCTGTTTATGCGATCAATCCTGAAAAAACTCGGGCACGCCGTGACCCTGGCCAACAACGGCCAGGAGGCATTGGATTTTCTGAAACAGAGTGATTTCGACTGCATCCTCATGGACATTCAGATGCCGGTGATGACCGGGGATGAGGCGACAAAGGCCATCCGGGAATCATCTTCACTCGGCTACAAAAGAACCATTCCGATTATCGCCGTTACCGCCCACACCCAACCTGGCGACCGGGAGCGATTCCTGGCCGTGGGGATGGACGACTATCTGGGCAAGCCGGTAGGTGTGGATAATTTGGAGAAGGTGCTGGAGAGAAACGTTCGTTTGTGA
- a CDS encoding integration host factor subunit alpha, with the protein MSNTLTKADIIDAVYDKTDITLQDARTYVESLLAIMKTAIVQDQALLISGFGKFEAYAKNARKGRNPATSEAITLEPRKVVVFRLSKKLRDELNEK; encoded by the coding sequence ATGAGTAACACCCTGACCAAAGCGGACATCATTGACGCTGTTTACGACAAGACTGACATCACCCTCCAGGATGCTAGGACGTACGTCGAATCCCTGCTGGCCATCATGAAGACCGCCATCGTGCAAGATCAGGCTTTACTGATCAGCGGTTTCGGCAAGTTCGAGGCGTATGCGAAGAATGCCAGGAAGGGTCGCAACCCGGCGACCAGCGAGGCCATCACTTTGGAGCCGCGCAAGGTGGTCGTGTTTCGGCTGTCCAAGAAATTGAGGGATGAGTTGAATGAGAAATGA
- a CDS encoding type I restriction-modification system subunit M, which produces MSQNNQNQINLSWITNYIWGIADDVLRDLYVRGKYRDVILPMTVLRRLDAVLEDSKQAVLDMKATLDTAGVVEQDPALRQAAGQAFYNTSKFTLRDLKARAGRQQLKADFEAYLDGFSPNVQDILNNFEFRHQIPRLSKADALGTLIEKLMSPEVNLSPRPVLNSDGTIRQPGLDNHAMGTIFEELVRKFNEENNEEAGEHWTPRDAVKLSARLILLPIADQIESGTYLLYDGTCGTGGMLTVAEEILHELAAQHGKQVATHLFGQEINAETYAICKADLLLKGEGEAADNIVGGPEHSTLSNDAFPSREFDFMLSNPPYGKSWKTDLERMGGKKDMHDPRFVIDHGGDPEYSLITRSSDGQMLFLVNLLSKMKRSTRLGSRIAEVHNGSSLFTGDAGQGESNIRRWIIENDWLEAIVALPLNMFYNTGIATYIWVLSNRKPEHRRGKVQLIDATNWYQPLRKNLGKKNCELSEADISRICDTFLAFEETEQSKIFENKAFGYWKVTVERPLRLAVDLGGQRLREFRLLCAEANEDELAEIGDKAAKEFGPGPHMDYNLFTKRIAKLAETMGVKLTAKAKKLLQNTLAQRDEKAKEVIAKIHKPEKAELAPLQGLFPSKRNGKDVIVEYEPDSELRDTEQIPLLEDGGIEAFLKREVLPHAPDAWYVPDSVKIGYEISFTRYFYKPQPLRTLAEIRADILALEKETEGLLEEIVGQDGY; this is translated from the coding sequence ATGAGCCAAAACAACCAGAATCAAATCAACCTCAGTTGGATCACGAACTACATCTGGGGTATTGCTGATGACGTGCTGCGCGACTTGTATGTGCGGGGCAAGTACCGGGACGTGATCCTGCCCATGACCGTGCTGCGCCGATTGGACGCGGTGCTGGAGGACAGCAAGCAGGCCGTGCTGGACATGAAGGCGACCCTGGATACGGCGGGGGTGGTGGAGCAGGACCCGGCTTTGCGCCAGGCAGCGGGGCAGGCGTTTTACAACACGTCGAAATTCACCCTGCGTGATCTCAAGGCCAGGGCCGGCCGCCAGCAGCTCAAGGCCGATTTCGAGGCCTATCTGGACGGGTTCTCGCCCAACGTTCAGGACATACTGAACAACTTCGAGTTCCGTCACCAGATTCCGCGCCTGTCCAAGGCCGACGCTCTGGGGACGCTGATCGAAAAGCTGATGTCCCCGGAGGTGAACCTGAGCCCCCGGCCCGTCCTGAACAGCGACGGGACGATCCGCCAGCCCGGCCTGGACAACCATGCCATGGGCACGATCTTCGAGGAGCTGGTGCGCAAGTTCAACGAGGAGAACAACGAGGAAGCCGGGGAGCACTGGACCCCCCGCGACGCCGTAAAGCTTTCCGCCAGGCTGATCCTCCTGCCCATTGCCGACCAGATCGAATCCGGCACCTATCTGCTCTACGACGGCACCTGCGGCACGGGCGGGATGCTCACCGTGGCCGAGGAAATTCTGCACGAACTGGCAGCCCAGCACGGCAAGCAGGTGGCCACCCACCTCTTTGGCCAGGAGATCAATGCCGAGACCTACGCCATCTGCAAGGCCGACCTGCTGCTCAAGGGCGAGGGCGAGGCGGCGGACAACATCGTGGGCGGGCCGGAGCACTCCACCCTGTCCAACGACGCCTTCCCCTCCCGCGAGTTCGACTTCATGCTCTCCAATCCGCCCTACGGCAAAAGCTGGAAAACCGACCTGGAGCGTATGGGCGGCAAGAAGGACATGCACGACCCGCGCTTCGTCATCGATCACGGCGGCGATCCGGAGTACTCCCTGATCACCCGGTCCAGCGACGGCCAGATGCTCTTTCTGGTCAACCTGCTCAGCAAGATGAAGCGATCCACCCGGCTGGGCAGCCGCATCGCAGAGGTCCACAACGGCTCGTCCCTGTTCACCGGAGACGCGGGCCAGGGCGAGAGCAACATCCGCCGCTGGATCATCGAGAACGACTGGCTGGAGGCCATTGTCGCCCTGCCCCTGAACATGTTCTACAACACCGGCATTGCCACCTACATCTGGGTGCTGTCCAACCGCAAGCCGGAGCACAGGCGGGGCAAGGTCCAGCTCATCGACGCCACCAACTGGTACCAGCCGCTGCGCAAGAACCTTGGCAAGAAGAACTGCGAACTCTCCGAGGCGGACATCAGCCGCATCTGCGACACCTTCCTGGCCTTCGAGGAAACCGAGCAGTCAAAAATTTTCGAGAACAAGGCCTTTGGCTACTGGAAGGTCACCGTGGAGCGGCCCTTGCGCTTGGCTGTCGATCTGGGCGGGCAGCGCCTGCGGGAGTTCCGCCTGCTGTGCGCCGAAGCCAATGAAGACGAGCTTGCCGAGATCGGGGACAAGGCGGCCAAGGAATTCGGCCCCGGTCCGCACATGGACTACAACCTGTTCACCAAGCGCATCGCCAAACTGGCCGAAACCATGGGCGTGAAGCTGACTGCCAAGGCTAAAAAACTGCTCCAAAACACCCTGGCTCAGCGCGACGAGAAGGCCAAGGAAGTCATCGCCAAAATCCACAAGCCGGAAAAAGCCGAGCTCGCGCCCCTGCAAGGTCTCTTCCCCAGCAAGCGCAACGGCAAGGACGTGATCGTGGAGTACGAGCCGGACAGCGAGCTGCGGGACACCGAGCAAATCCCGCTCCTGGAAGATGGCGGCATCGAGGCCTTCCTGAAACGCGAAGTCCTGCCCCATGCCCCGGACGCCTGGTACGTCCCGGACAGCGTCAAGATCGGCTACGAAATCAGCTTCACCCGCTACTTCTACAAACCCCAGCCCCTGCGCACCCTGGCGGAAATCCGGGCCGACATCCTGGCGCTGGAAAAGGAAACCGAGGGGTTGCTGGAAGAGATCGTCGGCCAGGACGGGTACTGA
- a CDS encoding four helix bundle suffix domain-containing protein, protein MTKEDNPDGFIPPHGGYQNMLSYKKTVIIYLATVRFCERFFTRYDRTAEQMVSAARSGKQNLVEGSMASGTSKSMEIKLVNVARASLEELLEDYQDFLKARNAPIWDKDSREALFVRKLGANRDASYETFREFIDTRPPEVVANILICLINQANYLIDKQKRQLEKAFVQDGGLRERMTRARITERTRQNNPFAQNPKRRS, encoded by the coding sequence ATGACCAAAGAAGACAACCCCGACGGCTTCATCCCGCCGCACGGCGGGTACCAGAATATGTTGTCCTACAAAAAAACCGTGATCATCTATCTGGCCACGGTGCGCTTTTGCGAGCGGTTTTTCACGCGGTACGACCGCACCGCGGAGCAGATGGTCAGCGCGGCCCGCTCGGGCAAGCAGAATCTCGTTGAAGGGAGCATGGCCTCGGGAACGTCCAAGTCCATGGAGATCAAGCTGGTCAACGTTGCCCGGGCCAGCCTGGAGGAGCTGCTGGAGGACTACCAGGACTTTCTCAAAGCACGCAACGCTCCGATATGGGACAAGGACAGCAGGGAGGCGCTCTTTGTGCGCAAGCTGGGAGCAAACAGGGACGCCTCCTACGAAACCTTCCGCGAGTTCATCGATACCCGCCCCCCGGAGGTCGTGGCGAACATCCTGATCTGCCTGATCAACCAGGCCAATTACCTCATCGACAAGCAGAAACGCCAGCTCGAAAAAGCCTTTGTCCAGGACGGCGGCCTCCGGGAACGCATGACCCGCGCCCGGATCACCGAACGAACCCGCCAGAACAACCCCTTCGCCCAAAACCCCAAGAGGCGCTCATGA
- a CDS encoding restriction endonuclease subunit S: MTALKPYPKMKDSGVEWLGEVPEHWEVLPNRALFDEIRERNRPNEQLLSVTIKKGVIRQADFLENSSKKDSSNLDRSNYKLVQPGDIAYNKMRAWQGAIGLSHHCGIVSPAYVVQRPKDCCIPDYFHQLFRIPSFAKEAERWSYGITSDMWSLRPEHFKLIYSCLPPLPEQTAIVRYLDYMDRRIRRLIRTKRKLITLLNEQKQVIIHQAVTRGLDPNVPLKDSGVEWLGMVPEHWEVQRGKYYFREVDIRSKTGDEELLSVSHITGVTPRSQKNIYMFKAESYIGSKICSPGQIAINTMWAWMAAIGVSKYYGLISPSYHTYDIINHNKFNDEYLDILLRTRLYKDLYTIHSSGITTSRLRLYPEDFLNISYLCPPLKEQEAILAWLHDATATLDTTITRAQREIDLLTEYRTRLIADVVTGKVDVREVAAGLPEVDPLGGIDEAEEGLNEDDDEVLVDGDGVEAEAEP, translated from the coding sequence ATGACCGCCCTGAAACCTTACCCGAAGATGAAGGATTCCGGCGTTGAGTGGCTGGGGGAGGTGCCGGAGCATTGGGAGGTTCTACCAAATCGAGCTTTGTTCGATGAAATCAGGGAGCGTAACCGACCCAATGAGCAACTGCTTTCCGTAACGATAAAGAAAGGTGTTATTCGCCAAGCAGATTTCTTGGAGAACAGTTCGAAGAAGGACAGTTCGAATCTTGATCGTTCCAACTATAAATTGGTCCAGCCCGGTGATATTGCCTATAACAAAATGCGTGCTTGGCAGGGAGCAATAGGGCTGTCACATCATTGCGGCATTGTAAGCCCAGCTTATGTTGTACAACGCCCAAAAGATTGCTGTATTCCTGATTACTTCCATCAATTATTCAGAATACCTTCGTTTGCCAAAGAGGCCGAACGCTGGTCCTACGGCATCACATCTGACATGTGGAGTTTGCGGCCCGAACATTTTAAACTCATTTATTCCTGTCTCCCCCCCCTCCCCGAACAAACCGCCATCGTCCGCTACCTCGACTACATGGACCGCCGCATCCGCCGCCTGATCCGGACGAAGCGGAAACTGATCACGCTGCTGAACGAGCAGAAGCAGGTCATCATCCACCAAGCCGTCACTCGCGGCCTTGATCCCAATGTGCCGCTGAAGGATTCAGGGGTTGAGTGGTTGGGGATGGTGCCGGAGCATTGGGAGGTTCAGAGAGGAAAATATTATTTTCGCGAGGTCGACATTAGAAGCAAAACAGGCGATGAAGAGCTTCTATCTGTTTCACATATCACCGGAGTAACACCACGTAGTCAAAAAAACATTTATATGTTTAAGGCTGAATCTTATATTGGATCAAAAATATGCTCGCCTGGACAGATTGCTATAAATACTATGTGGGCTTGGATGGCTGCTATCGGAGTTTCAAAATATTATGGTTTAATAAGCCCATCATATCATACTTATGATATAATCAATCACAATAAATTCAATGATGAATACCTGGACATTTTGCTAAGAACTCGACTCTATAAGGATCTTTATACGATTCATTCAAGCGGTATAACAACTAGTCGATTACGCCTCTATCCAGAAGATTTTCTGAATATCAGCTACCTATGCCCACCTCTGAAGGAACAGGAGGCCATTCTTGCATGGCTTCACGATGCCACCGCCACCCTCGACACCACAATCACCCGCGCCCAGCGCGAGATCGACCTGCTTACCGAGTACCGCACCCGGCTGATTGCCGATGTGGTCACGGGCAAGGTGGATGTGCGAGAGGTTGCGGCGGGGTTGCCGGAGGTTGATCCGCTGGGTGGGATAGATGAGGCGGAGGAAGGGTTGAACGAGGATGACGATGAAGTGCTGGTTGACGGAGATGGTGTTGAAGCGGAGGCGGAGCCATGA